One window of the Mycobacterium xenopi genome contains the following:
- the sigE gene encoding RNA polymerase sigma factor SigE codes for MERGEWSGNTPEIPGVGGGDELPTIYRGLDPEELIITTLIGPASMSHPERYRDADWVELSDEPYGTAVFDATGDKATMPSWDELVRQHADRVYRLAYRLSGNQHDAEDLTQETFIRVFRSVQNYQPGTFEGWLHRITTNLFLDMVRRRSRIRMEALPEDYDRVPAAEPNPEQIYHDARLAPDLQAALDSLPPEFRAAVVLCDIEGLSYEEIGATLGVKLGTVRSRIHRGRQALRDYLAAHPEHDRGATQDAAEKSA; via the coding sequence ATGGAACGCGGGGAATGGTCTGGGAATACACCTGAGATTCCCGGCGTTGGGGGCGGTGACGAACTGCCGACGATTTATCGCGGTCTCGACCCGGAGGAACTAATCATCACCACATTGATCGGCCCAGCGAGCATGTCGCACCCCGAGCGGTATCGCGACGCCGACTGGGTGGAACTTTCTGACGAGCCCTACGGCACCGCAGTCTTCGACGCGACCGGGGACAAGGCCACGATGCCGTCGTGGGATGAGCTGGTGCGCCAGCACGCGGACCGGGTATACCGGCTAGCCTACCGGCTTTCGGGCAACCAGCACGACGCCGAGGACCTGACCCAGGAGACCTTCATCCGGGTGTTCCGTTCGGTGCAGAACTACCAGCCCGGCACATTCGAAGGCTGGCTGCACCGCATCACCACGAACCTGTTCCTGGACATGGTGCGCCGCCGCAGCCGCATCAGGATGGAAGCGTTGCCCGAGGATTACGACCGGGTGCCCGCCGCCGAGCCCAACCCCGAGCAGATCTACCACGACGCCCGGTTGGCCCCCGACCTGCAGGCCGCGCTGGATTCGCTGCCCCCGGAGTTTCGCGCCGCGGTGGTGTTGTGCGACATCGAGGGTTTGTCCTACGAAGAGATCGGCGCCACGTTGGGGGTGAAGCTGGGCACCGTGCGCAGCCGCATTCACCGGGGCCGACAGGCGCTGCGCGACTATTTGGCGGCCCACCCCGAGCATGACCGAGGCGCAACCCAGGACGCCGCGGAAAAGTCTGCATAG
- the rseA gene encoding anti-sigma E factor RseA, translating to MADRGQVFRRAFSWLPSQFASQSDAPVGAPRQFGSTEHLSTEAIAAFVDGELRMNAHLRAAHHLSLCAQCAAEVEDQSRARAALRDSQPIRIPSTLLGMLAQIPYSRPDSAAWLDDDVSGSDLSDQLADGGAHDRRKRR from the coding sequence ATGGCCGATCGGGGACAAGTGTTCCGCCGAGCGTTCTCCTGGCTGCCCTCGCAATTTGCCTCCCAGAGCGACGCGCCCGTGGGCGCGCCACGCCAGTTCGGCTCCACGGAGCACCTGTCCACCGAGGCCATCGCCGCATTTGTCGACGGTGAACTGCGGATGAATGCGCACCTGCGCGCCGCGCATCACCTGTCGCTCTGTGCGCAGTGCGCCGCCGAGGTTGAGGATCAAAGCCGTGCGCGCGCTGCGCTGCGCGACTCGCAGCCGATCAGAATCCCCAGCACCTTGCTCGGCATGCTGGCCCAGATTCCTTATTCTCGGCCCGATAGCGCAGCCTGGCTCGACGACGACGTCTCGGGATCTGATCTGTCCGACCAATTGGCTGATGGCGGCGCGCATGACCGGCGCAAACGCCGGTAG
- a CDS encoding S1C family serine protease, which produces MSSDQDYHGAHRLAPRPISRPPVDPASRQAFGRPAGVQGSFVAEGVRPPKYRNQTEFVPHDQPADPVLAEAFGRPFPGAESLQRHPADAGALEAEKHKDGEEPDDPWRDPGAAAALGRPALTPPAPAPRFGHGDKLGVRDVLFGGKVSYRALIILGVIALLIGLVGGWVGRKTAEVAEAFTTSKVTLSTKGNAEEPAGRFAKVAASVADSVVTVESVSDQEGTQGSGVVIDGRGYIVTNNHVISDAANNPSQYKTTVVFNDGKDVPAHLVGRDPKTDLAVLKVDNVNNLTVARLGDSDKVRVGDEVLAAGAPLGLRSTVTHGIISAVHRPVPLSGEGSDTDTVIDAVQTDASINHGNSGGPLIDMDSQVIGINTAGKSLSDSASGLGFAIPVNETKRVAQSLIRDGKIVHPTLGVNTRSVSNELAKGAQVANVKAGSPAEKAGILENDVVIKVGNRTVADADEMVVAVRQLTIGQDAPIEVIRDGRHVTLTVKPGPDTS; this is translated from the coding sequence GTGAGCTCCGATCAGGACTACCACGGCGCCCATCGGCTGGCGCCGCGTCCCATTTCCCGACCACCCGTCGACCCGGCCTCGCGGCAGGCTTTCGGCCGCCCCGCTGGGGTACAGGGCTCGTTTGTCGCCGAAGGTGTGCGCCCGCCGAAATACCGCAACCAGACCGAGTTCGTCCCGCATGACCAGCCTGCCGACCCGGTGCTGGCCGAGGCCTTCGGCCGGCCGTTCCCGGGTGCCGAGTCGTTGCAGCGTCATCCGGCCGACGCCGGGGCGCTCGAAGCTGAAAAGCACAAAGACGGGGAAGAGCCCGACGATCCCTGGCGTGACCCGGGTGCCGCCGCGGCGTTGGGTAGGCCGGCGCTGACACCGCCGGCTCCCGCGCCCCGGTTTGGCCACGGCGACAAACTCGGTGTACGCGACGTGCTCTTCGGCGGAAAGGTGTCCTATCGGGCGCTGATCATCCTGGGCGTGATCGCGCTGCTGATCGGCCTGGTCGGGGGATGGGTCGGCCGCAAGACGGCTGAAGTCGCCGAGGCATTCACCACCTCCAAGGTCACGCTGTCCACCAAGGGCAACGCCGAAGAGCCGGCCGGGCGCTTCGCCAAGGTCGCCGCGTCCGTGGCCGATTCGGTGGTGACCGTCGAATCGGTCAGCGACCAAGAAGGCACCCAAGGCTCCGGTGTCGTCATCGACGGCCGCGGCTACATCGTCACCAACAACCACGTCATCTCCGATGCGGCCAACAACCCGAGCCAGTACAAGACGACGGTGGTGTTCAACGACGGCAAAGACGTGCCGGCACACCTGGTCGGCCGTGACCCCAAGACCGACCTGGCCGTACTCAAAGTGGACAACGTGAACAACCTGACGGTGGCCCGGCTCGGTGACTCGGACAAGGTGCGCGTCGGTGATGAGGTGCTAGCGGCCGGTGCGCCGCTGGGGTTGCGCAGCACGGTCACCCACGGGATCATCAGCGCCGTGCACCGGCCCGTCCCATTGTCGGGGGAGGGTTCCGATACCGACACCGTGATCGACGCCGTGCAGACCGATGCGTCGATCAACCACGGCAACTCGGGCGGGCCGCTAATCGACATGGACTCCCAGGTCATCGGCATCAACACCGCCGGCAAGTCGCTGTCGGACAGCGCCAGCGGGCTGGGCTTCGCCATCCCAGTGAATGAAACGAAAAGGGTTGCGCAGAGCCTGATTCGGGACGGCAAAATCGTGCACCCGACGCTGGGCGTCAACACCCGCTCGGTGAGCAACGAGCTCGCCAAGGGTGCTCAGGTCGCCAACGTCAAGGCGGGTAGTCCCGCCGAAAAGGCCGGCATCCTGGAAAACGACGTGGTGATCAAGGTCGGCAACCGCACCGTCGCCGACGCCGACGAGATGGTGGTCGCTGTGCGTCAGCTGACGATCGGACAAGACGCGCCGATCGAAGTCATCCGCGACGGTCGCCACGTCACGCTCACGGTCAAACCCGGACCGGATACCAGCTAA
- the tatB gene encoding Sec-independent protein translocase protein TatB, whose product MFANVGWGEMLVLVVVGLVILGPERLPGAIRWTANALRQARDYLSEMSNQLRQDIGPEFDDLREPLSELQKLRGMTPRAALTKHLLDGDDSLFRVFDRPDGVAVQPAPYPPAQPPPVAGPAPFDVDAT is encoded by the coding sequence GTGTTCGCCAACGTCGGCTGGGGGGAGATGCTCGTCCTGGTGGTGGTCGGGCTGGTGATCCTTGGCCCCGAGCGGCTTCCGGGCGCGATCCGGTGGACGGCCAACGCGCTGCGCCAGGCGCGCGACTACCTCAGCGAGATGTCCAATCAGCTGCGCCAGGACATCGGACCGGAATTCGACGACTTGCGTGAACCGCTCAGCGAATTGCAGAAGCTGCGGGGCATGACCCCGCGCGCGGCGTTGACCAAACACTTGCTCGACGGCGACGATTCGCTATTTCGCGTGTTCGACCGGCCCGACGGCGTCGCCGTCCAGCCAGCGCCGTATCCGCCCGCGCAGCCGCCGCCGGTCGCAGGCCCCGCCCCGTTCGACGTCGACGCGACCTAA
- a CDS encoding Mrp/NBP35 family ATP-binding protein, translating into MSKTHDDTAELSAAVRGALAKVIDPELRRPITELGMVKSVEVAPDHAVYVEIYLTTAACPKKTEISERVARAVADVPGTGAVKVSLDVMSDEQRTELRKQLRGDAREPVIPFAQPGSLTRVYAVASGKGGVGKSTVTVNLAAAMAARGLSVGVLDADIHGHSIPRMMGTTDRPTQVESMILPPIAHDVRVISIAMFTKGNAPVAWRGPMLHRALQQFLADVYWGELDVLLLDLPPGTGDIAISVAQLIPNAEILVVTTPQLAAAEVAERAGSIALQTRQRIVGVVENMSWLVLPDGAKMQVFGEGGGQQVAERLSRAVGADVPLLGQIPLDPALVAAGDSGVPMVLSAPDSAAGKELRNIADALSSRQRGLAGMSLGLDPVRR; encoded by the coding sequence ATGTCCAAAACTCACGACGACACCGCCGAGCTTTCGGCCGCCGTACGGGGCGCGCTGGCCAAGGTGATCGATCCCGAATTGCGGCGTCCCATCACCGAACTCGGGATGGTCAAAAGCGTCGAGGTCGCGCCCGACCACGCGGTGTACGTCGAGATCTACCTGACGACGGCTGCCTGCCCCAAGAAAACCGAAATCAGTGAGCGCGTCGCTCGTGCGGTCGCCGATGTTCCCGGAACCGGCGCGGTGAAGGTCAGCCTCGACGTGATGAGCGACGAGCAGCGCACCGAGCTGCGCAAGCAACTGCGCGGGGACGCCCGCGAACCGGTGATCCCGTTCGCGCAACCCGGGTCGCTGACCCGGGTCTACGCGGTGGCCTCCGGCAAGGGCGGGGTCGGTAAATCGACGGTGACCGTCAACCTGGCCGCGGCGATGGCCGCTCGAGGGTTGTCGGTTGGCGTGCTCGACGCCGACATTCACGGCCATTCCATCCCCCGGATGATGGGCACCACCGATCGGCCTACCCAGGTCGAATCGATGATTCTGCCGCCCATCGCCCACGACGTGCGGGTGATATCGATCGCGATGTTCACCAAGGGCAACGCCCCGGTGGCCTGGCGTGGCCCGATGCTGCACCGGGCGCTGCAGCAGTTCTTGGCCGACGTGTACTGGGGCGAGCTGGACGTGCTGCTGCTGGACCTGCCCCCGGGCACCGGCGACATCGCCATCTCGGTCGCGCAACTAATCCCGAACGCCGAAATCCTGGTGGTGACCACACCGCAGCTCGCCGCCGCCGAAGTGGCCGAGCGCGCGGGCAGCATCGCGTTGCAGACCCGCCAGCGCATCGTCGGGGTGGTGGAGAACATGTCGTGGCTGGTGTTGCCGGACGGTGCCAAGATGCAGGTGTTCGGCGAGGGCGGCGGCCAGCAAGTCGCCGAGCGGCTGTCCCGCGCGGTCGGTGCCGACGTGCCGCTACTGGGACAGATTCCGCTGGATCCTGCGCTGGTCGCCGCCGGCGATTCCGGGGTGCCGATGGTGTTGAGCGCACCCGATTCCGCGGCGGGTAAGGAACTGCGCAACATCGCCGATGCGCTGTCATCGCGGCAACGCGGGTTGGCCGGCATGTCGCTGGGCCTGGACCCAGTGCGCCGTTAA
- a CDS encoding DUF1003 domain-containing protein — translation MAAPRVDPEAVGQITESIARFFGTGRYLLLQTVVVVAWIALNVSAAGFRWDPYPFILLNLAFSTQAAYAAPLILLAQNRQENRDRVALEEDRRRAAQTKADTEYLARELAALRLAIGEVQKTRDYLRHELEGLRELLEDRQPEKPARAADGAVRRARRHS, via the coding sequence ATGGCCGCACCGCGAGTCGACCCCGAAGCGGTCGGGCAGATCACCGAGTCCATCGCCCGCTTTTTCGGGACCGGCCGCTACCTGCTGCTGCAGACCGTCGTCGTGGTGGCCTGGATCGCGCTGAACGTGTCCGCGGCTGGCTTTCGCTGGGACCCCTACCCATTCATCCTGCTCAACCTGGCGTTCTCCACGCAGGCCGCGTATGCCGCGCCGCTGATCCTGCTGGCCCAGAATCGCCAGGAGAATCGGGATCGCGTCGCGCTGGAGGAGGATCGTCGCCGCGCCGCCCAGACCAAGGCCGACACCGAATATCTGGCTCGCGAGCTGGCTGCGCTCCGGCTGGCCATCGGCGAGGTGCAAAAGACCCGCGACTACCTGCGCCACGAATTGGAAGGCCTGCGTGAGCTCCTAGAGGATCGGCAGCCTGAGAAGCCAGCCCGTGCCGCGGACGGCGCGGTCCGTCGCGCCAGGCGACACAGCTGA
- a CDS encoding HpcH/HpaI aldolase/citrate lyase family protein produces the protein MNDAYRPRRTCLSVPGSSQKMIDKAKGLPADEVFLDLEDAVAPAAKSSARARVAAALGEPGWAGQLRGVRVNDWTTPWTHADVIEVVSAVGATPGAQLDVIVLPKVSDASHVHALDLLLTQLETVHGLPVGGIGIDVQIEDAQGLTNINAIAAAPRVQALVLGPADLTASLNMRARVVGEQPEGYDVGDAYHHALMTILVAARAHGVAAIDGPYLKVRDIEAFRRVAGRSAALGYDGKWVLHPDQIAAGNEIFSPRQDEYDHAELVLEAYEWHTSAAGGARGAVMLGDEMIDEASRKMALVVAAKGRAAGMRRQSGPFVPPTDHKQASAARKS, from the coding sequence GTGAACGACGCCTATCGACCCCGCCGCACCTGTCTGTCGGTGCCGGGCAGCAGCCAGAAGATGATCGACAAGGCCAAAGGCCTGCCCGCCGACGAGGTTTTCCTCGACCTCGAAGATGCCGTGGCGCCGGCCGCCAAGTCCTCGGCGCGTGCCCGGGTGGCCGCCGCGCTGGGCGAACCGGGATGGGCCGGACAACTGCGCGGGGTTCGGGTCAACGACTGGACCACCCCGTGGACGCACGCCGACGTCATCGAGGTGGTCTCGGCCGTCGGCGCCACACCAGGGGCCCAGCTCGACGTAATAGTGCTGCCCAAGGTCTCCGACGCGTCGCATGTGCACGCGCTTGACCTGCTGCTGACCCAACTGGAGACCGTCCACGGGCTGCCCGTCGGCGGTATCGGCATCGACGTGCAGATCGAAGACGCCCAGGGTCTGACGAACATCAACGCGATCGCGGCCGCGCCGCGGGTCCAGGCGCTGGTGCTCGGCCCCGCCGACCTGACCGCCAGCCTCAACATGCGTGCCCGTGTGGTCGGCGAACAGCCCGAGGGTTACGACGTCGGAGACGCCTACCACCATGCGCTGATGACGATTTTGGTGGCGGCTCGCGCCCATGGTGTGGCCGCGATCGACGGGCCCTACCTCAAGGTCCGCGACATCGAGGCGTTCCGGCGCGTTGCGGGCCGGTCGGCGGCTCTGGGTTACGACGGCAAATGGGTGTTGCATCCGGATCAGATCGCTGCGGGCAACGAGATCTTCAGCCCTCGCCAGGACGAATACGACCACGCCGAGCTGGTGCTCGAAGCCTATGAATGGCATACCTCGGCCGCGGGCGGAGCTCGGGGCGCGGTGATGCTCGGCGACGAGATGATCGACGAGGCCAGCCGCAAAATGGCGCTGGTTGTGGCCGCTAAGGGCCGGGCGGCTGGAATGCGGCGCCAGTCGGGGCCATTCGTGCCACCGACGGATCACAAGCAGGCTAGCGCAGCGCGTAAATCGTGA